A genomic stretch from Strongyloides ratti genome assembly S_ratti_ED321, chromosome : 1 includes:
- a CDS encoding Short-chain dehydrogenase/reductase SDR family and Glucose/ribitol dehydrogenase family and NAD(P)-binding domain-containing protein, with translation MELLFDNLHIIVFLITLCYFIIKRYYYENIPLKDIKGKFVFVTGCDSGFGRLLVHELLKKNINVIAGLYTDIGQKNLINECSDKEIFLGNLYTVSLDVTNIESVQAAYKFVENLMIEKKTTLWSVVNNAGANIVKGPIEWYNVEDFKMHIDINLMGPIRVCQTFIPLLKKSKGRFVTMISCSGRIHGFFLGPYTTSKFGLRGYMDSLRLDLQPFGISVHVLEPGAFKTPLTEDKFLADRIEKAFNSLSDEAKDDYGSTFKNNLIVNWQKGVDIAASSNLYLVVDNYIHAITSTKPRHRYLCGYDAWLLFLPLSLLPSHIQDKILYFLYTCHPSLNLNFTVKKRDPVISEINNNEKKGV, from the exons atgGAACTGCTTTTTGATAATCTacatattattgtttttttaattactctttgctattttattattaagagatattattatgaaaatatacctttaaaagatataaaaggAAAATTTGTCTTTGTTACAGGTTGTGATTCGGGTTTTGGAAGATTACTTGTTCatgaacttttaaaaaaaaatattaatgttattgCTGGTTTATATACTGATATAGGacaaaaaaatcttataaaTGAATGTTCTGATAAGGAAATATTTCTTGGTAATCTTTATACAGTTTCATTAGATGTTACAAATATTGAATCTGTTCAAGCTGCTTATAAAtttgttgaaaatttaatgattgaaaaa aAAACAACATTATGGTCAGTTGTAAATAATGCTGGAGCAAATATTGTTAAAGGACCTATTGAATGGTATAATGTTGAAGATTTTAAAATGCatattgatattaatttaatggGACCAATAAGAGTATGCCAAACTTTTATTCctttacttaaaaaatcaaaaggACGTTTTGTAACAATGATATCATGTTCAGGTAGAATTCATGGTTTTTTCCTTGGACCATATACAACTTCTAAATTTGGTTTAAGAGGATATATGGATTCATTACGATTAGATTTACAACCTTTTGGTATATCAGTACATGTTCTAGAACCTGGTGCATTTAAAACTCCCCTAACAGAGGATAAATTTTTAGCTGATCGAATTGAAAAAGCTTTTAATTCACTATCAGATGAGGCAAAAGATGACTATGGttcaacatttaaaaataatc TTATTGTTAATTGGCAAAAAGGTGTTGATATTGCTGCTTCTTCAAATTTATATCTTGTTGTTGATAATTATATTCATGCTATAACATCAACCAAACCAAGACATCGTTATCTTTGTGGATACGATGCCTGGTTATTATTTCTTCCATTATCACTTTTACCATCACATATTCAAGAtaagatattatatttcttatatacATGCCACCCaagtttaaatttaaattttaccgTCAAAAAACGTGATCCCGTCATATCagaaataaataacaatgaaaaaaaaggtGTTTAG
- a CDS encoding Zinc finger, RING-type domain and Zinc finger, RING/FYVE/PHD-type domain-containing protein, producing MTAFLPNYINLITCKKCNDLFKNPVTQICGHTYCQSCINIFIDKNEDDSLTSICYECGYENRYQKCTPNVNIAIKSLVESYLENEGHLKTNKNESQISCSTCKVPLTTSETFTCKTCNQLENLKYNFYCGNCGWSSHKNHEFIQVEFITNIEREKLMQMLCDAFLNIQNNHIKLSNTQNDIILKQNYLIKLAIDSTKDFKSLIENTLKKDNKLEIFSKIKSVKETNLNIISYAVHNFNEVMRLVNFSINDLENSLIPIKNNCINLNSAQKIITNCQNEIEYEPPYKKK from the exons ATGACTGCTTTTCTCCcgaattatattaatttaattacttGTAAAAAGTGcaatgatttatttaaaaatccaGTAACACAGATTTGTGGTCATACATATTGTCAAAgttgtattaatatttttattgataaaaatgaagatgatTCATTAACTAGTATATGTTACGAATGTGGATATGAGAATCGTTATCAAAAATGTACTCCAAATGTAAATATTGCTATAAAGT ctttAGTTGAAAGttatttagaaaatgaaGGGCATTTAAagacaaataaaaatgaatcacAAATATCTTGTTCAACATGTAAAGTACCATTAACTACAAGTGAAACTTTTACATGTAAGACATGCAACCAATtggaaaatttaaaatataatttttattgtggAAATTGTGGATGGTCATCACATAAAAACCATGAATTTATTCAAGTAGAATTTATTACCAATATTGAGAGAGAAAAATTAATGCAAATGTTATGTGATGCGTTTTTGAACATTCAAAACAATCATATAAAACTTTCAAATACtcaaaatgatataatattaaaacaaaattatttaattaaattagcCATTGATAGTacaaaagattttaaaagtttaattgaaaatacaCTTAAGAAAGATAATAAAttggaaattttttctaaaatcaAATCTGTTAaagaaacaaatttaaatataatttcataTGCAGtacataattttaatgaagtTATGCGTCTAGTCAATTTTTCAATCAATGATTTAGAAAATTCACTAATaccaattaaaaataattgtattaatttaaatagtgcccaaaaaattataactaaTTGTCAAAATGAAATAGAATATGAACCaccatataaaaaaaaataa
- a CDS encoding RNA polymerase-associated protein RTF1 homolog, with amino-acid sequence MSDDSLNDSDYDEKIKQMHNYISSDLDSDNEEAETKVLKTESKSIKRKSVTHKKSNKRARRNDSSDDEFGHTLDGVDEDLILNDEDRRKLASMNELEREEEMLRRYEERKLKKEMSFKSSQTTTNSTYTTNSSDDEDSSPKIRSKTRYSSEERDVTPDAAFYLPSEVNEKQEKRNALKEFKQKRKEKLETEEKKQKEVLDVSETFGNDGNESDSSSNSSISTSSSPRSLSRRRSSRDSRSRSKSEEFSKEIDTLEQLSTIVVTRQFLSKHCHAPFFAKSVVGCFVRIGIGLKNGVQVYRVTQIDSVDEGNKIYALENTKTNLTLKLKYGKEYRAYRMEFVSNTPITCEEFNYWKNNMRQLDINLPSERFVESKKKDIDEVTNHEYTEEDANYIVRQKNKFRDCPTNFAFRKGVLLREKVAASLAGDLEKVKAIEVELAAIERRASAADKKRSSGMDAITKINIRNRETMATLFLSKNAPVELPNEDDPFTRKSSKMRVVSGRSKFKKENGSSNDITNNITGDVLTNKESETAFKSREDMLKAVDIDISDL; translated from the exons atgAGTGACGATTCTTTAAACGATTCTGACTATGACGAAAAGATAAAACAAATGCACAATTAT ATCTCTTCTGATTTGGATAGCGATAATGAGGAAGCTGAAactaaagttttaaaaacaGAATCAAAATCTATTAAGAGAAAGTCTGTTACGCATAAAAAATCTAATAAGAGAGCTAGAAGAAACGACAGTTCAGATGACGAGTTTGGGCATACATTAGATGGTGTTGATGAAGATTTAATACTTAACGATGAAGATCGTAGAAAACTTGCTAGTATGAATGAGTTAGAAAGAGAAGAGGAGATGCTTAGACGTTATGAGGAAAGAAAGTTAAAGAAAGAAATGTCATTTAAATCATCACAAACAACGACTAATTCTACTTATACAACAAATAGTAGTGATGATGAAGATAGTAGTCCTAAAATAAGATCTAAAACAAGATATTCATCTGAAGAAAGAGATGTCACTCCAGATGCAGCTTTTTATTTACCATCTGAGGTAAATGAGAAGCAAGAAAAGAGAAATGCTTTGAAagaatttaaacaaaaaagaaaagaaaaattggAAACAGAAGAAAAAAAGCAAAAAGAAGTACTTGATGTTTCGGAAACTTTTGGAAATGATGGTAATGAGTCAGATTCCAGTTCAAACAGTAGTATTTCGACGTCATCGAGTCCAAGATCTTTAAGTAGGCGTAGAAGTAGTCGGGACAGTCGGTCAAGATCAAAATCTGAAGAGTTTTCTAAAGAAATTGATACTTTAGAACAACTATCTACAATTGTTGTAACACGACAATTTTTATCCAAACATTGTCATGCACCATTTTTTGCAAAATCAGTAGTTGGATGCTTTGTTAGGATTGGTATTGGGCTTAAAAATGGTGTTCAAGTTTATCGTGTTACTCAAATTGATAGTGTCGACGaaggaaataaaatttatgcaTTAGAAAATACTAAAACAAACTTAACATTAAAGCTTAAATATGGTAAAGAGTATAGGGCATATCGTATGGAGTTTGTTTCAAATACACCAATAACTTGTGAAGAATTCAATTATTGGAAGAATAATATGCGTCAATTAGATATTAATTTACCATCTGAAAGATTTGTTGAAAGtaagaaaaaagatattgATGAGGTAACTAATCATGAATATACAGAAGAAGATGCTAATTATATTGTTAGgcaaaaaaacaaatttcgTGATTGTCCAACAAACTTCGCTTTCCGTAAAGGTGTTCTTTTACGTGAAAAAGTTGCTGCATCTCTTGCGGGTGATTTAGAAAAAGTAAAGGCAATTGAAGTAGAATTAGCAGCTATTGAAAGACGAGCATCTGCTGCTGACAAGAAGCGTTCTTCTGGTATGGATGCAATTACAAAGATTAATATAAGAAATCGTGAAACTATGGCTACTTTGTTTTTATCCAAAAATGCACCAGTAGAACTTCCAAATGAGGATGATCCTTTTACACGTAAAAGTTCAAAAATGCGTGTTGTCTCGGGAagatcaaaatttaaaaaagaaaatggaTCTAGTAATGATATTACTAACAATATTACAGGAGATGTATTAACAAACAAAGAATCTGAAACTGCTTTCAAGAGTAGAGAAGATATGCTTAAGGCTGTTGATATTGATATAAGTGACCTGTAA
- a CDS encoding Protein lethal(2)essential for life, which produces MTSRSILPRLPLSHTFSPFFENRRFFEDLDFDRSFSRPYWHDKPLLESQKFGEGYDEIKVSDDSFSLSFDVSHFEPSELKVNIIDGNVVIEGCHDEKIDKFGSIKRTFVRKYALPQNIAEEDVISELSKDGILTIEGKKKMVNEGKIRNIPINRK; this is translated from the exons atgaCTAGTCGTTCTATTTTACCACGTCTACCATTGTCTCATACTTTTTCTcctttttttgaaaatagaAGATTTTTTGAAGATCTTGATTTTGATAGAAGTTTTAGTAGACCTTATTGGCATGATAAACCTTTATTAGAAAGTCAAAAATTTGGTGAAGGATATGATGAAATAAAAGTTTCTGATGATTCATTTTCTTTAAGTTTTGATGTATCACATTTTGAACCATCTGAACTTAAGGTTAACATAATAGATGGTAATGTTGTTATAGAGGGATGTCatgatgaaaaaattgataaatttggatct ataaaaagaACCTTTGTTAGAAAATATGCCTTACCTCAAAACATTGCTGAGGAGGATGTTATCAGTGAATTGTCAAAAGATGGAATCTTAACTATTGAaggaaagaaaaaaatggttaatgaaggaaaaattagaaatattcCAATTAACagaaaataa
- a CDS encoding Acyltransferase 3 domain and Nose resistant-to-fluoxetine protein, N-terminal domain-containing protein, whose amino-acid sequence MKLLFLIFLLCGYCFGLNYDTVFKEGFERANINQSAFEEFIESSYLKDHSYLDILKISFIENVNIIFNSSIISQDCIEDMKLVISTLNESITDRNHLDLKINLTNTVMVNGILPMIDSTGKIPNGILLGNLIAFGLKSECQNVYVDVPNRSRPLEGAYGRVSINIPVNGTVYTGQCTIGRIFTWDICVPKSCESHSDMLNLVRSFNISKKSTNVSQICDVGTFADNPKMDFRGYIVGILMLIIVLWSIIASIVDIYIVPILKSKKSTILYKKSFKLMQAMSLYTNIKTILKLPKKPTLPKDDNGLGKTFVRSEIISSLHCIRVISIIWVMMGHCLGFVMVIAVNPKDMVKLFGDYSKQYLPNAFFSVDSFFFMSGLLLSFMFFKSLKRNRRRTLSINNFIMMYAHRIIRLSPSYYMAVAFYTWVFAPNFINNMAIYILSAFNGSNSCNDYWWTNFLYINNYVHVKNQCYLISWYLATDLQIFLFCPIILIPLALNVKLGLIVSVGIIALSTAVNIFEVFYFYFPPSDFSYGWMDPRMKDYTDYTEFMYNAPWIRCQIYIIGMLVGYFLQMKKSLKIPFFVNILGWIVSLIIMVADVISIRDWASGLPMDLFPRAMYSAFSKIGWGISLSFIVISCFYGHGGIINRFMSWPLWSPLGKITYSTYLIHLMVITYVIGGMEDQFIFVSVWNTFIYIILPIIILSFFFSFIWCAIFEVGVGKIEDLLLDRRGEGKKNNGNPVVKESVKIHDEKTVEKINDGWRYSIFSIDNYKI is encoded by the exons ATGAAATTgctttttctaatatttttattatgtgGATATTGTTTTGGATTAAATTATGATACTGTATTTAAAGAAGGTTTTGAACGTGCCAACATAAATCAG tcaGCATTCGAAGAATTTATTGAATcatcatatttaaaagatcACTCATATTTGgatattcttaaaatttcttttattgaaaatgtaaatataatttttaattcttctaTCATTTCTCAAGATTGTATTGAAGATATGAAATTGGTTATCTCAACATTAAATGAAAGTATTACAGATAGAAATCATTTagacttaaaaataaatttaactaaTACAGTTATGGTAAATGGAATTTTACCTATGATTGATTCAACTGGTAAAATTCCTAATGGTATCTTATTAGGTAATTTAATTGCATTTGGTTTAAAAAGTGAATGTCAAAATGTTTATGTTGATGTACCTAATAGATCAAGACCATTAGAAGGAGCTTATGGAAg aGTATCTATAAATATACCTGTTAATGGTACAGTATATACTGGACAATGTACTATTGGAAGAATTTTTACATGGGATATTTGTGTTCCAAAATCATGTGAAAGTCACAGTGATATGTTAAATTTAGTTAGAAGCT ttaacatatcaaaaaaatcaaCTAATGTATCACAAATATGTGATGTAGGAACGTTTGCAGATAATCCTAAAATGGATTTTAGAGGATATATTGTTGGTATTTTAATGcttattattgtattatgGAGTATAATAGCAAGTATAGttgatatttatattgttCCTATTCTTAAGAGTAAGaaatcaacaatattatataaaaaatcatttaaattaatgcAAGCAATGTCTTTGTATACAAATATAAAGACTATTCTTAAATTACCTAAAAAACCAACATTACCAAAAGATGATAATGGTTTAGGAAAAACTTTTGTACGATCAGAAATTATTTCATCACTTCATTGTATAAGAGTAATATCAATTATTTGGGTTATGATGGGACATTGTTTAGGTTTTGTAATGGTAATTGCTGTTAATCCAAAAGATATGGTTAAACTTTTTGGGGATTACTCAAAACAATATCTTCCTAATGCATTTTTTTCTGtagattcatttttttttatgtcaGGACTTTTACTTtcatttatgttttttaaatcattaaaacGAAATCGTAGGAGAACATtatctattaataattttataatgatgTATGCTCATCGTATCATAAGATTGTCTCCATCTTATTATATGGCTGTGGCATTTTATACATGGGTTTTTGCAcctaattttattaataatatggcaatttatatattatcagCATTTAATGGTTCAAATAGTTGTAATGATTATTGGTGGAccaactttttatatattaataattatgttCATGTAAAAAATcaatgttatttaatttcATGGTATCTTGCAACTGACCTtcaaattttcttattttgtccaattattttaattccATTAGCTCTTAATGTTAAACTTGGATTAATTGTATCTGTGGGAATAATAGCACTTTCAACGgctgtaaatatttttgaagtcttttatttttatttcccTCCATCAGACTTTTCTTATGGTTGGATGGATCCTAGAATGAAAGATTATACAGATTATACAGAATTTATGTATAATGCACCATGGATTAGAtgtcaaatatatattattggaATGTTAGTTggatattttttacaaatgaaaaaatcattaaaaataccattttttgttaatatattagGATGGATTGTATCATTGATTATTATGGTAGCTGATGTCATATCAATTAGAGATTGGGCCAGTGGTTTACCAATGGATTTATTTCCACGTGCTATGTATTCAGCATTCTCCAAAATTGGTTGGGGTATATCACTttcttttattgttatatctTGTTTTTATGGTCATGGTGGTATTATTAATCGATTTATGTCATGGCCACTTTGGTCACCTTTAGGAAAAATTACTTATTCTACATATCTTATACATCTTATGGTAATAACATATGTTATTGGTGGTATGGAAGAccaatttatatttgttagTGTATggaatacatttatatatattattcttcCAATTATTATTCTTAGTTTCTTTTTCTCTTTTATATGGTGTGCAATATTTGAAGTTGGAGTAGGAAAa attGAAGATTTATTATTAGATAGAAGAGGTGAaggcaaaaaaaataacGGAAATCCTGTTGTTAAAGAAAGTGTCAAAATTCATGATGAAAAAACagttgaaaaaataaatgatggATGGAgatattcaatttttagcatagataattataagatataa
- a CDS encoding Armadillo-type fold domain-containing protein produces the protein MSDSIGSQLAMLKELLKITSEHHSKQIDELNKFEPLNEKDKEFIASALKETAEATDPVRIMEKKLRLIKEADDIVIKSNLMDDLVDLLGQIDLATIFIKNYYGLDEIRKAFLSEKNIEILADYITLLTTVASNNVDVQNCIYEYNEEYDFLQTLMEKFVLNTDIEVKLRMRSLGSISAIVGHHTANFTNFLSMDGISKLRNLLESKLRNATFVARIKYTLNAMRLAIPEISEADKEKYASDILYLQQCTY, from the exons atgtctGATTCAATTGGTTCTCAATTAGCAATGCTAAAAGAATTGCTCAAGATAACTTCAGAGCACCATTCTAAACAAATAGATGAGCTTAATAAATTTGAaccattaaatgaaaaa gatAAAGAATTTATTGCAAGTGCATTAAAGGAGACAGCCGAAGCAACAGATCCAGTAAGaattatggaaaaaaaattacgtCTAATTAAGGAGGCTGATGACATTGTCATTAAATCTAACTTAATGGATGATTTGGTAGATTTATTGGGACAAATTGACCTTGcaactatttttatcaaaaattactATGGTTTAGATGAAATAAGAAAAGCCTTTTTAAGTGAAAAGAATATAGAAATTTTAGCTGACTACATAACTTTATTAACAACGGTTGCTTCAAATAATGTGGATGTTCAAAATTGTATTTATGAATACAATGAAGAATACGATTTTTTACAAACTTTAATggaaaaatttgttttaaacaCTGATATAGAAGTCAAATTACGGATGCGATCTTTAGGTAGTATTTCAGCTATCGTTGGTCATCATACCGCAAactttacaaattttttatcaatggATGGTATCTCAAAATTGCGCAATTTATTGGAATCAAAACTTCGTAATGCTACATTTGTAGCAAgaattaaatatacattaaatgCTATGAGATTAGCAATTCCTGAAATAAGTGAAGCTGACAAAGAAAAATATGCTTcagatattttatatcttcaGCAATGcacttattaa
- a CDS encoding Lysocardiolipin acyltransferase 1, translating to MIIKRIKTFLFVTLLFFSTFYGSIFVLFPFVFCIKLSPNIWRFIADRAVAFWLTLPAALSIIIMNHRTRLDWMFLWNALYKINPWLLVTEKISLKEPLKNYIGIGWAMQCAGYLFLHRDFKTDQKNMELAIEYYSKSGNNYQILLFPEGTDKGKSATDKSNEFARKKGLPQYDNVLHPRTTGFEHMISTMKKYNYISSIYDVTVGYDEITQSEIDLIISGKIPKFIHFDVKRYNIKDFVIDEKKQIFSSKDSCIIKSSPGDYLKKLWADKEQKLEKFYQQKNISKRCFLADSLDDIIHDNKYIMGEPETVTTSPFYFKLCGIFIAFLLFLSTLFGSIFMLWPFTFLIVIYPSLWRRFADILVGLWFLFPAGLLELCYGIKFTATGDLISHKTPAIIIMNHRTRLDWLFFWNVLYRMDPILLTTEKIILKFFLKLIPGAGYSMCCNAFIFLKRTFLKDQASIDTILTYYRDTQNPYQILLFPEGTDKDDLGVARSNAYAEKFGLEKYEYVLHPRTTGFIHIVKKLRELNYIDFIYDVTVGYADKIVQGEDDIVKLGVFPKNIHFNVQKISIEDIGESDEEIEKWLKVKWEEKEKKLKEFYSNDDPNLRTFHKNDKTTNHFILTNHAKREMVMTIVFWILMVCSIFYLMITYIPFVIFFCSGFLFFTFCQIFAGGIEFIMPKFVKSIDNYNTERKNLKT from the exons atgataattaaaagaataaaaaccTTTTTGTTcgtaacattattatttttttcgaCATTTTATGGTTCTATATTTGTTTTGTTTCCATTtgttttttgtattaaattatCTCCAAATATATGGAGATTTATTGCTGATAGAGCTGTAGCATTTTGGTTAACACTTCCAGcg GCATTAT ctattataataatgaatcaTCGTACAAGATTAGATTGGATGTTTTTATGGAAtgctttatataaaataaatccaTGGTTATTGGTTActgaaaaaatttcattaaaagaaccattaaaaaattatattggaATTGGTTGGGCTATGCAATGTGCGGGTTACCTTTTTTTACACAGAGATTTTAAGACAGACCAAAAAAATATGGAATTAGCTATAGAATACTACTCAAAAAGTGgtaataattatcaaattcttttatttccGGAAGGTACTGATAAAGGAAAGTCTGCTACAGATAAAAGTAATGAATTCGCAAGAAAAAAAGGTTTACCACAATATGATAATGTTTTACATCCCCGAACTACTGGTTTTGAACACATGATAAGTACTATGAAAAAAT ATAATTACATAAGTAGTATATATGATGTAACTGTTGGTTATGATGAGATAACACAATCTGAAATTGACTTAATAATTTCTGGAAAAATTccaaaatttattcattttgaTGTAAAACGTTATAACATCAAAGATTTTGTTatagatgaaaaaaaacaaatattttcatcAAAGGATAGTTGTATAATTAAGTCAAGTCCTGGTGACTACCTAAAAAAGTTATGGGCTGATAAAGAACAAAaacttgaaaaattttatcaacaaaaaaatattagcaAACGTTGCTTTTTGGCTGATTCTTTAGATGATATTATTCATGACAACAAAT aTATAATGGGTGAACCGGAGACAGTAACAACATCgccattttattttaaattatgtgGAATATTTATTGCTTTTCTACTATTTCTTTCTACATTATTTGGTTCTATATTTATGTTATGGCCTTTCACCTTTCTTATTGTGATATATCCTTCATTATGGAGGAGATTTGCTGATATTTTAGTTGGTTTGTGGTTTTTATTTCCAGCT GGTCTTCTTGAATTATGTTATGGTATTAAATTTACAGCTACCGGTGACTTGATATCTCATAAAACACCTgcaattataataatgaatcaTCGAACCAGATTAGATTGGTTATTTTTTTGGAATGTTTTATATAGAATGGATCCTATTCTTTTAACAactgaaaaaataattttaaaattttttttaaaattaattccTGGTGCTGGTTATTCAATGTGTTGTAatgcttttatttttttaaaaagaacaTTCTTAAAAGACCAAGCAAGTATAGATactattttaacatattataGAGATACTCAAAATCCTTAtcaaatattactttttccTGAAGGTACTGATAAAGATGACTTAGGTGTTGCTAGAAGTAATGCTTATGCTGAAAAATTTGgtttagaaaaatatgaatatgtTCTTCATCCAAGAACAACTGGATTTATtcatattgtaaaaaaacttcgtgaattaaattatattgacTTTATTTATGATGTAACAGTTGGGTATGCAGATAAAATAGTTCAGGGAGAGGATGATATTGTTAAATTGGGAGTTTTCccaaaaaatatacattttaatgtTCAAAAAATTAGTATAGAAGATATTGGTGAGAGTGATgaagaaattgaaaaatggttaaaagtaaaatgggaagaaaaagaaaaaaaacttaaagaATTTTATAGTAATGATGATCCAAATTTACGTACGTTCCATAAAAATGACAAGACAacaaatcattttatattaactaATCATGCCAAAAGAGAAATGGTCATGACAATTGTATTTTGGATTTTGATGGTTTGTAGTATATTCTATCTAATGATAACATACATTccatttgttatatttttttgttctggatttttattttttactttttgtcAAATATTTGCGGGGGGCATAGAATTTATAATGCCAAAATTTGTGAAATCTATAGATAATTACAATACTGAAAGGAAAAACTTAAAAAcatga